A single window of Cataglyphis hispanica isolate Lineage 1 chromosome 2, ULB_Chis1_1.0, whole genome shotgun sequence DNA harbors:
- the LOC126858947 gene encoding oxysterol-binding protein-related protein 8 isoform X3, with the protein MRRGCSWSTRSTSSPSSRFLFFFLPRYCASRAVLVLRTRSTHSRCKRAVAGELQVAVDSRAHSRLNNIKHHRRRWLLMIKWIINHRFTMSSQPIVVPGGDHQRLQVETHSVPLGSSADTFKTMTPPNVSRSLSRLSGMSEGQKVDNSSDKSLDSCKLTRKESYKAQRKNYRMEKKRVANELLSSFKDPTVIVMSDWLKVRGTLKSWTKLWCILKPGLLLLYKSPKMKSNHWVGTVLLNTCQVIERPSKKDGFCFKLFHPLEQSIWAPRGPEKEAIGAVVQPLPTSYLIFRAPSQAAGKCWLDALELSLRCSSLIVRSTSALPRPLPHDTTTTHETQWSEADYEKHFDDHEYNTRQVVTLDPVYISRTDLDDISQPENGVAADAEISASDSESEASAKEDQLSEPITETPYVANEQEVLGTAGEVVTELQEEQKSLIWFLMKQVRPGMDLSKVVLPTFILEPRSFLEKLADSYYHADLLSQAVLEDDAFTRMKAVVKWYLSGFYKKPQGLKKPYNPLLGETFRCYWQHPNGSRTFYLAEQLSHHPPISGFYVTNRQDGFTISATIIAKSKFYGNSTSAILDGVAVLTMLPRGEDYTMTIPYAHCKGILMGTLSMELGGKVNIICEKTGYHTELEFKLKPFLGGAELMNQVVGRIRLGKETLATISGYWDGLISITDKRTGQESVFFNPTPEIRKKRLKKYTVPLEYQGQWESEKLWYAVTQAINRDDQVAATEAKTRLEVAQRERAKERKSRGQEWIPKYFVQDIITGNWVYRHADVRPWDPRNDVVQYEENYIIRTKTRHKTPIMRTGSIVSTEPQSQIPLLQAESRSSLSVLKSSKRQLSNNMPMSETAHDSGSSSAEAHSDSSQSLGKRRRSTARIIVIMKEVENQMLEHGEKLNRIQQIVEQVCKKQRESGEQHHNISMFKSFVDTILIIIIVFLVQYFVSVWSNNPTNG; encoded by the exons atgcgtaGAGGTTGCAGCTGGTCAACGCGGTCCACCTCCTCTCCTTCctcaagatttcttttttttttccttcctcgCTATTGCGCGTCGCGCGCCGTGCTCGTGTTACGGACACGCAGCACGCATAGTCGTTGCAAACGCGCAGTTGCAGGCGAGTTGCAGGTTGCGGTCGACAGTCGCGCGCATTCTcgtcttaataatattaaacatcatcgtcgtcgctgGCTGCTGATGATCAAATG GATTATCAATCATAGATTCACAATGAGTTCGCAACCGATTGTTGTGCCTGGTGGAGATCATCAGCGTCTACAGGTGGAAACTCATTCTGTACCTCTTGGAAGTTCAGCGGATACCTTTAAAACCATGACACCGCCAAATGTCAGCAGATCTCTTAGTC gaCTTTCCGGAATGAGTGAAGGTCAAAAAGTCGACAATTCATCAGACAag TCATTGGATTCTTGCAAATTAACGCGAAAAGAATCGTATAAGGcccaaagaaaaaattatcgaatggAGAAGAAAAGAGTGGCCAATGAACTTTTAAGTTCTTTTAAAGATCCAACTGTTATTGTTATGAGTGATTGGCTAAAAGTTCGCGGCACATTGAAAAGTTGGACCAAGTTATGGTGTATTTTGAAACCTGGATTATTGCTACTATACAAAAGTCCAAAAATGAAG AGTAATCATTGGGTAGGAACTGTATTACTTAATACATGTCAAGTCATAGAACGTCCAAGTAAGAAAGAtggattttgttttaaattatttcatcctTTGGAACAATCTATATGGGCTCCTCGAGGACCAGAAAAAGAAGCTATTG gTGCTGTTGTACAACCTTTGCCAACGTCTTACTTAATCTTTCGAGCGCCATCCCAAGCGGCAGGCAAATGTTGGTTGGATGCACTTGAATTATCATTACGTTGTTCTTCATTAATAGTGCGCTCAACGAGTGCACTACCACGTCCTTTACCACACGATACGACAACTACTCATGAAACCCAATGGAGCGAAGCTGATTATGAAAAACACTTTGATGACCATG AGTACAATACCCGTCAAGTAGTAACGCTAGATCCTGTGTACATCTCGCGTACAGACCTGGACGATATTAGTCAGCCGGAAAATGGAGTAGCTGCTGATGCTGAAATTAGTGCTTCGGATAGCGAGTCTGAGGCATCGGCTAAGGAAGATCAATTGTCAGAGCCGATCACTGAAACACCATACGTTGCTAATGAACAGGAAGTTCTTGGAACA gCCGGTGAAGTTGTTACGGAGCTACAAGAAGAGCAAAAGTCTTTGATATGGTTTTTAATGAAACAAGTTCGTCCTGGCATGGATCTGTCTAAAGTGGTATTGCCAACTTTTATTTTGGAACCACGTTCATTTCTGGAAAAACTAGCCGATTCTTATTATCACGCCGATTTATTATCTCA aGCAGTATTGGAAGATGATGCATTTACACGTATGAAGGCTGTAGTAAAATGGTACTTATCGGGATTTTATAAGAAACCACAAGGCCTGAAAAAACCATACAATCCGCTTTTAGGTGAAACATTCCGTTGCTATTGGCAACATCCTAATGGTTCAAGAACATTCTACTTAGCTGAACAA TTATCGCATCATCCACCCATCTCAGGATTCTATGTGACGAATCGACAAGATGGATTTACTATTAGTGCTACAATTATTGCAAAGTCTAAATTTTACG GAAATTCAACCTCTGCAATTTTAGATGGTGTTGCTGTATTAACAATGCTACCAAGAGGTGAAGACTATACAATGACAATACCTTATGCACATTGTAAAGGTATTCTTATGGGAACATTATCTATGGAACTTGGTGGAAAAGTGAACATAATATGTGAAAAGACCGGCTATCACACCGAATTAGAATTTAAACTCAAG cCGTTCCTCGGTGGTGCAGAATTAATGAATCAAGTTGTAGGACGAATACGTTTAGGAAAAGAAACTCTAGCTACTATATCAGGATATTGGGATGGACTGATTTCAATAACAGACAAGCGAACAGGA caaGAAAGTGTATTCTTCAATCCAACTCCGGAAATACGCAAGAAAAGGTTAAAGAAATACACTGTTCCTTTAGAATATCAGGGGCAATGGGAAAGTGAAAAATTGTGGTATGCTGTTACACAAGCCATTAATAGAGATGATCAGGTCGCTGCTACTGAGGCTAAAACTCGACTCGAGGTAGCACAAAGAGAACGTGCTAAAGAGCGGAAAAGTCGCGGACAAGAATggattccaaaatattttgttcaa GATATTATAACGGGAAATTGGGTTTATCGACATGCCGATGTAAGACCATGGGATCCGAGAAACGATGTAGTACAGTATGAAGAGAATTACATAATACGCACAAAGACAAGGCATAAAACACCTATTATGCGTACTGGCAGTATTGTGTCTACTGAACCACAATCACAG ATCCCATTACTACAAGCTGAATCACGTTCATCCTTATCAGTGCTCAAATCTTCAAAGAGACAGCTATCTAATAACATGCCTATGTCAGAAACAGCTCATGATTCTGGGAGTTCATCCGCAGAAGCGCATAGTGATTCTAGTCAATCATTAGGAAAGAGAAGACGTTCGACTGCTAG AATAATAGTCATAATGAAAGAAGTAGAGAATCAAATGCTAGAACATGGTGAAAAACTAAATCGTATACAGCAGATTGTAGAACAAGTTTGTAAGAAGCAAAGAGAGTCTGGTGAACAGCATCACAACATAAGTATGTTTAAGAGCTTTGTGGATactatacttattattattatcgttttcTTAGTGCAATACTTTGTTAGTGTCTGGAGCAATAATCCTACTAATGGTTGA